The Tardiphaga alba genome includes a window with the following:
- a CDS encoding efflux transporter outer membrane subunit, protein MLTSDLPDPALDIPTVYKDAHTSKPGAAVPALDWWRGFRSAELTQLMEEAQTVNLDIAAAVARLRQADAQARITGAALLPTLSAGGQENYARTSGSSASGLTNNGREITNFQASLSASYEIDFWGKNRDAALAAEETANASRFDRDVVALTTMAAVANAYFQVVTAQDRIRTAERNIASAVRILDAIKQRFSAGTGSELDVAQQESVLANQRASVPLLRTTLAQNKHALATLVSRPPESVRVAGGTLNAITGPKVTPGLPSELLTQRPDIRRQEAQLAAATANVGSARAQFFPTIQLTGSGGYQSAALVALFNPNAAFFSLVGGLTQPIFDGGRIRGNFELTQARQDELLQTYRKTVVSAFADVDNALVAIRQTTERLRLQREVVRASRRAFELSEQQLRAGTADIVTVLNTQLTLFQAEDTLSQAQLARLQAIVSLYQALGGGWEPKMERPVNAL, encoded by the coding sequence ATGCTGACGTCGGATTTGCCCGATCCGGCGCTGGATATCCCCACCGTTTACAAGGATGCCCACACCAGCAAACCGGGCGCGGCCGTGCCGGCGCTCGACTGGTGGCGCGGCTTCCGCTCGGCCGAGCTCACTCAGCTCATGGAAGAGGCGCAAACCGTCAATCTGGATATCGCAGCTGCCGTGGCGCGACTCCGGCAGGCGGATGCGCAGGCGCGAATCACCGGCGCGGCGCTGTTGCCGACCTTGAGCGCGGGCGGTCAGGAAAACTACGCGCGCACCTCCGGTTCGAGTGCCAGCGGCCTGACCAATAACGGCCGCGAGATCACCAACTTCCAGGCGTCGCTCTCCGCCAGCTACGAGATCGATTTCTGGGGCAAGAATCGAGACGCGGCGCTGGCGGCCGAAGAGACGGCCAATGCCAGCCGCTTCGACCGCGACGTCGTCGCCCTGACCACCATGGCGGCGGTGGCCAATGCCTATTTCCAGGTGGTGACGGCGCAGGACCGGATCCGAACCGCCGAGCGCAACATCGCCAGTGCGGTCCGCATCCTCGATGCGATCAAGCAGCGTTTCAGCGCAGGTACCGGTTCCGAGCTGGACGTGGCGCAGCAGGAAAGCGTGCTCGCGAACCAACGCGCCTCGGTGCCGCTGTTGCGCACCACGCTGGCTCAGAACAAGCATGCGTTGGCGACGCTGGTGTCGCGTCCGCCGGAGAGCGTGCGTGTCGCCGGCGGCACGCTGAACGCCATTACTGGACCGAAGGTAACGCCGGGGCTGCCGTCTGAGCTTCTCACCCAGCGTCCGGATATTCGCCGACAGGAAGCTCAGCTCGCTGCGGCAACCGCCAATGTGGGGAGCGCGCGTGCGCAGTTCTTCCCGACGATCCAGCTGACCGGTTCGGGCGGCTACCAAAGCGCCGCCCTCGTGGCTCTGTTCAATCCCAATGCGGCGTTCTTCAGCCTGGTGGGCGGACTGACACAGCCGATTTTCGATGGCGGGCGCATTCGCGGCAATTTCGAACTGACGCAGGCGCGTCAGGACGAGCTGCTGCAGACCTATCGCAAAACGGTCGTTTCCGCCTTCGCCGACGTGGACAATGCGCTGGTGGCGATCCGCCAGACCACGGAACGGCTGCGACTGCAGCGTGAAGTGGTCCGCGCGTCGCGGCGAGCCTTTGAACTCTCCGAGCAGCAATTGCGCGCCGGAACCGCTGATATCGTAACTGTGCTAAACACCCAGCTGACGCTGTTCCAGGCCGAGGACACGCTGTCCCAGGCGCAGCTTGCGCGGCTGCAGGCCATCGTCAGCCTCTATCAGGCGCTGGGCGGCGGCTGGGAGCCGAAAATGGAAAGACCGGTCAATGCTCTTTAA